A single window of Methylomarinum sp. Ch1-1 DNA harbors:
- a CDS encoding FAD-binding oxidoreductase, producing the protein MTKIEALFEHILTHYRGIFATFFLLPVSVVYGAYTDARNRIIFRLNSAPAKHDARVNAIIRQIDDWKKQGAGQKLCTARSGWKTMSEMVPKYKLSHRRINIDLYDLLEVDEQRRIIRVEPLVTMGQISRSLTSRGWTLPVIPELDSLTVGGLIMGFGVETSSHKYGLFQHICEAFEIVTAEGKLVKCSPNENPELFYQIPWSHGTLGFLVAAELKIIPMKKYVRVHYHPVYSLDRMINLFEQASRDTENNDFVEGLVYGRDQAVIMTGTLTDTVGTDGSLNVIGRWYKPWFYKHVERYLNRKEEAVEYLPLRDYYHRHTRGYFWTMEEIIPFGNHPLFRALLGWALPPRIELLKYTETETTRRLREKFHVVQDMLMPIRHLKPSIDYFDEHFNLYPLWLSPMAIKDNGEHASFVQPFKKENGTVDELFVDIGAYGTPCKKNFDNTVALPLLEKFVIEHGGYQALYARTMLSREDFRSMFDHTGYDEMRQKLPYCRQAFDEVYDKVSSNGRVSPVEMRRLEKAESKRSR; encoded by the coding sequence ATGACAAAAATCGAAGCATTATTCGAACATATACTGACCCATTATCGGGGAATATTCGCCACCTTCTTTCTCCTGCCTGTTTCCGTCGTCTATGGAGCCTACACGGACGCTCGTAACCGGATTATTTTTCGCCTCAACAGCGCTCCCGCCAAACACGACGCCAGAGTTAATGCCATCATCCGGCAAATCGACGATTGGAAAAAACAAGGCGCCGGACAAAAACTCTGCACGGCCAGATCGGGCTGGAAAACCATGAGCGAGATGGTGCCCAAATACAAGCTTTCCCATCGCCGGATCAATATCGATCTGTACGACTTGCTTGAAGTAGACGAACAACGTCGCATTATTCGGGTGGAACCGTTAGTGACCATGGGCCAGATCTCTCGCAGCCTGACATCGCGGGGCTGGACCTTGCCCGTGATACCGGAACTGGATAGTTTGACCGTGGGAGGCTTGATCATGGGGTTCGGCGTGGAAACCAGCAGCCATAAATACGGTTTGTTCCAACATATTTGCGAAGCTTTCGAGATCGTCACGGCGGAAGGGAAACTGGTCAAATGCAGCCCGAACGAAAATCCGGAACTCTTTTATCAGATTCCGTGGAGCCACGGCACTCTAGGGTTTCTGGTGGCCGCCGAATTAAAGATCATCCCGATGAAAAAATACGTCCGGGTTCACTATCACCCCGTATATAGTCTGGACAGAATGATCAACCTGTTCGAGCAAGCCTCTCGCGACACCGAGAACAACGACTTCGTCGAAGGACTGGTTTACGGCCGCGATCAAGCGGTGATCATGACAGGAACATTAACCGACACCGTCGGTACGGACGGTTCCTTAAACGTCATCGGACGCTGGTATAAGCCCTGGTTTTACAAACATGTCGAGCGTTATCTGAACCGCAAGGAGGAAGCTGTCGAATATCTGCCGCTGCGGGATTATTATCATCGCCATACCCGCGGTTATTTCTGGACCATGGAAGAAATCATCCCGTTCGGGAATCACCCCCTCTTCAGAGCATTACTGGGCTGGGCTCTTCCACCCCGGATTGAGTTGCTGAAATATACGGAAACCGAAACCACCCGAAGGCTTCGGGAAAAATTTCATGTAGTCCAGGACATGTTGATGCCTATCCGCCATCTGAAACCATCCATCGACTATTTCGACGAACATTTTAACCTCTATCCATTATGGCTTTCACCGATGGCGATTAAGGACAACGGCGAACATGCAAGCTTCGTTCAGCCATTTAAGAAGGAAAATGGCACGGTGGATGAACTGTTTGTCGATATCGGCGCCTACGGTACGCCATGCAAAAAGAATTTCGACAATACCGTTGCCCTGCCATTGTTGGAAAAGTTCGTCATCGAGCACGGGGGTTACCAGGCCTTGTATGCGAGAACCATGCTGAGTCGGGAAGATTTCCGATCGATGTTCGATCATACCGGCTATGACGAAATGCGACAAAAACTGCCTTATTGCCGGCAAGCCTTCGATGAAGTTTACGATAAGGTTTCCTCGAATGGCCGGGTTTCGCCCGTGGAAATGAGACGCCTGGAAAAAGCGGAAAGTAAACGGTCGCGTTGA
- a CDS encoding cytochrome P450, with product MTKKTHDKTVLMGKSPPKMAGALPLLGHMLEFGKNPFAYMMKLRNTLGEIGEFRMFHQQMVLLTGPEASEAFFRAPDAQLDQSQAYKIMTPIFGKGVVFDAPPHKKDQQLKMLMPVLRDQPMRGYARVIVREVEQMIADWGDSGEIDLLEFMKELTIYTSSHCLLGDEFRYELNEEFARIYHDLEQGVNPLAFVFPYLPLPVFRRRDKARARLQELVTAIIDKRARKAEKSEDAFQMLIDARYDDGTRLSAHEITGMLIGTIFAGHHTTAGTAAWTLLELARRPEYLDAVLQELDGNFGAEGEVTFQSLREIPVLENVIKEVLRLHPPLIFLIRKVVQDFHFKDYTVKAGKYVCASPRVSHRIAGVFPDPEKFDPDRYTEARQEDARPFSWIAFGGGKHKCSGNAFAMLQLKAIFCILLRRYTFELIDDKDSYQDDFTQMVVQPQSPCRVRYVKRSPIADAQSGAALADNQQSQATTTPGFRIMLDRELCQGHATCMTEAPELFRVDDAGHVTVLQENPSSELLKKARQAEKYCPTQAIKIELNNRT from the coding sequence ATGACCAAGAAGACTCACGATAAAACCGTTCTTATGGGGAAATCCCCACCTAAGATGGCCGGCGCATTGCCGCTATTAGGTCATATGCTCGAATTTGGCAAGAATCCCTTTGCCTACATGATGAAACTTAGAAATACCCTAGGAGAAATCGGTGAATTCCGCATGTTTCATCAGCAAATGGTGCTGCTAACCGGCCCGGAAGCCAGTGAAGCCTTTTTTCGCGCTCCCGATGCCCAACTGGATCAAAGTCAAGCCTATAAAATCATGACGCCGATCTTTGGCAAGGGCGTCGTTTTCGATGCCCCGCCGCATAAAAAAGATCAACAGCTCAAAATGCTGATGCCGGTATTGCGTGATCAACCGATGCGGGGTTATGCCCGAGTGATCGTTCGGGAAGTCGAACAGATGATTGCCGACTGGGGGGATAGCGGTGAAATAGATTTGCTCGAGTTCATGAAAGAACTCACCATATACACCTCCAGCCACTGCCTACTGGGCGATGAATTCCGTTATGAACTCAACGAAGAGTTCGCGCGCATATACCATGACCTTGAACAGGGCGTCAATCCCCTGGCCTTCGTCTTTCCCTATCTTCCCTTGCCCGTATTTCGCCGTCGCGACAAAGCCCGCGCCAGGCTGCAGGAATTGGTCACCGCCATCATCGACAAAAGAGCGAGAAAAGCGGAAAAAAGTGAAGATGCATTTCAGATGCTGATTGATGCCCGCTACGACGACGGCACTCGCCTATCCGCGCATGAAATCACCGGTATGTTAATCGGCACCATTTTTGCCGGCCACCATACCACGGCTGGCACGGCGGCCTGGACCTTATTGGAATTGGCGCGCCGACCGGAATATTTGGACGCCGTGTTACAGGAACTGGATGGCAATTTCGGCGCCGAAGGCGAAGTGACTTTCCAATCCTTGCGCGAAATTCCGGTACTGGAAAACGTCATCAAAGAAGTGTTGCGTTTGCATCCGCCGTTGATATTTTTAATCCGCAAGGTCGTGCAAGATTTTCATTTCAAAGATTATACCGTCAAGGCAGGAAAATACGTCTGCGCTTCGCCGCGCGTGTCCCATCGCATCGCCGGCGTTTTCCCGGATCCGGAAAAATTCGATCCCGATCGTTATACGGAGGCACGCCAGGAAGATGCCCGCCCTTTTAGCTGGATCGCCTTCGGCGGGGGTAAGCACAAATGCTCCGGCAACGCATTCGCCATGCTGCAACTAAAGGCGATTTTCTGTATTTTGCTGCGCCGCTATACCTTTGAATTAATCGACGACAAAGACAGTTATCAGGATGACTTTACCCAAATGGTGGTGCAGCCACAATCACCTTGCCGGGTTCGTTATGTCAAACGATCGCCCATCGCCGACGCCCAATCCGGGGCGGCCCTCGCTGACAACCAACAAAGCCAGGCGACGACCACTCCGGGCTTTCGAATAATGCTCGATCGGGAGCTTTGCCAGGGGCATGCCACCTGCATGACCGAAGCGCCTGAACTTTTTCGGGTGGACGATGCCGGTCATGTCACCGTTTTACAAGAAAACCCGTCGTCCGAGTTACTGAAAAAAGCTCGGCAAGCCGAAAAATATTGCCCAACCCAGGCAATTAAAATTGAACTCAACAACCGCACCTAA
- a CDS encoding nuclear transport factor 2 family protein yields MTAYPRAELEEMVERWLEANRNAEKEGNWAKYLGAMYTDDAEYRWNIGPNEEFVARSRKEIEEWALGVQMEGFEEWRYPYHRILIDEKLGEVIGLWRQVSPALREDGSHYEVAGIGGSWFRYGGHYKWEWQRDFFDLGNVKALFFELAADGKLDPAVKRKIGKLAKGQLLPGHERLRKQSGLWKRLKGVIAMVRIALINK; encoded by the coding sequence ATGACCGCATACCCCAGAGCAGAACTTGAAGAAATGGTTGAACGGTGGCTAGAGGCAAATCGTAACGCCGAAAAGGAAGGCAACTGGGCTAAATATCTCGGAGCGATGTATACCGATGACGCCGAATACCGCTGGAATATCGGTCCCAATGAGGAATTTGTCGCGCGCAGCCGAAAAGAGATAGAGGAATGGGCCTTAGGAGTGCAAATGGAAGGCTTTGAAGAATGGCGCTATCCCTATCATCGCATTTTAATCGATGAAAAACTGGGCGAGGTCATCGGCTTGTGGCGACAAGTGTCCCCCGCATTGCGCGAAGACGGCAGCCATTATGAAGTCGCCGGCATAGGCGGCTCTTGGTTTCGTTACGGCGGCCATTACAAATGGGAATGGCAACGGGATTTTTTCGATTTAGGCAATGTCAAAGCCTTGTTTTTTGAATTAGCCGCCGATGGCAAGCTAGACCCGGCCGTCAAGCGTAAAATTGGTAAATTAGCCAAAGGGCAATTGCTTCCGGGCCACGAGCGTTTACGCAAACAATCGGGCTTATGGAAAAGACTGAAGGGAGTTATCGCCATGGTGAGGATCGCCCTGATTAACAAATAA
- a CDS encoding terpene cyclase/mutase family protein, producing the protein MLNIKPGWKNWQLLTEKGRQVWAFKSDSQNINEHLQNVDNFTDEDIKQFAEDFRFDRTANPNSGDKVYRHAAIAARFRPYGGQIPQAENSEQQGVIDALVKGMNFYSFLQSDDGHWPGDYGGPLFLLPGLLIAAYISETPFPQAHREMMKLYLFNHQNPDGGWGMHIEGESTMFGTVMQYVSLRLLEVDKNHQQLIRAREWIKKHGGATGIPSWGKFYLSVLNCYDWRGFNSLFPEMWLFPKWLPVHPWRYWCHSRMVYLPMAYCYARRIQAPENDLILSLREEIYNEDFNAIDWPKQRDAVCEKDRYTTPSKVLKWMNFFTNQYERFYSSWLRAKSIDFILKYLNAEDEQTHYINIGPVNQAINSICIWHAYGKNSSQFKQHVARWYDYLWVAEDGMKMNGYNGSQLWDTAFASRAMLESSLGKLFPDTIAKSYRFIELSQINQEHPTHGEFFRHPMIGSWPFSTAENGWPVSDCTAEGLSATLAIHRSGLVRPVVDEHRIKQAVDVILSYQNTDGGWATYELTRGPKWLEKLNPSEVFADIMIDYSWTECTAACVISLLDFRQTYPDYKTREICRAISAGIDFILKQQKADGSWYGGWAVCFTYATWFAVEALSNARGAGYYDDAQLMTGIEKACAFLVAKQKTDGGWGETFESCAKLVYTETPNSQVINTAWALLTLFAADFTDAKVLDAGVRLLLDRQTDLGDWSQENISGVFNYNCMITYANYRNIFPIWALNRYFSRYIADK; encoded by the coding sequence ATGTTGAATATAAAACCGGGCTGGAAAAACTGGCAACTGCTGACGGAAAAGGGAAGACAGGTTTGGGCATTCAAGTCCGACTCGCAGAATATCAACGAGCATTTGCAAAATGTCGACAATTTTACCGATGAAGATATAAAGCAGTTTGCCGAAGACTTTCGCTTCGACAGAACCGCCAATCCCAATTCCGGCGACAAGGTATACCGACACGCAGCGATCGCCGCCAGGTTTCGGCCATACGGCGGGCAAATCCCGCAAGCAGAGAACTCCGAACAGCAAGGCGTTATCGATGCCTTGGTCAAAGGCATGAACTTCTATTCCTTTCTGCAGAGTGACGACGGCCATTGGCCCGGTGATTACGGTGGTCCGCTTTTTCTGTTACCCGGCCTGCTGATCGCCGCTTATATCTCGGAAACGCCGTTTCCCCAAGCGCACCGGGAAATGATGAAACTTTATTTGTTCAATCATCAAAACCCGGATGGCGGCTGGGGGATGCATATCGAAGGCGAATCGACCATGTTCGGCACCGTCATGCAATACGTGTCACTGCGCCTGCTTGAAGTCGATAAAAATCATCAGCAATTAATCAGGGCCAGAGAGTGGATCAAAAAGCATGGCGGCGCGACTGGCATTCCTTCCTGGGGGAAATTCTATCTGTCGGTTTTGAATTGTTATGACTGGCGGGGATTCAACAGCCTGTTTCCGGAAATGTGGTTGTTTCCCAAATGGTTGCCGGTTCATCCCTGGCGTTACTGGTGTCATAGCCGTATGGTCTACCTGCCCATGGCCTATTGTTATGCCCGGCGCATCCAGGCGCCGGAAAATGACCTGATTCTGTCATTGCGAGAGGAAATCTATAACGAAGATTTCAACGCGATCGACTGGCCGAAACAACGTGACGCCGTATGTGAAAAAGATCGCTATACCACGCCCTCTAAGGTGCTGAAATGGATGAATTTTTTCACCAATCAATATGAAAGATTCTACAGCTCATGGTTAAGAGCAAAATCCATCGATTTCATCTTGAAATATCTCAATGCCGAGGATGAGCAAACCCACTACATCAACATTGGTCCCGTCAACCAAGCCATTAATTCCATTTGTATCTGGCATGCCTACGGTAAGAATTCCTCGCAATTCAAACAGCATGTCGCACGTTGGTATGATTATTTATGGGTTGCCGAAGATGGCATGAAAATGAATGGCTACAACGGTTCTCAGCTTTGGGATACTGCGTTTGCCAGCCGCGCGATGCTGGAAAGCAGCCTGGGGAAACTGTTTCCGGATACTATTGCGAAAAGCTACCGATTTATCGAACTGTCCCAAATTAATCAGGAGCACCCAACCCATGGCGAATTTTTCCGCCATCCCATGATAGGCAGTTGGCCCTTTTCGACTGCGGAAAATGGTTGGCCCGTCTCCGACTGCACGGCGGAAGGACTTAGCGCCACACTGGCCATACACCGCTCCGGTCTGGTGCGGCCCGTGGTCGATGAACATCGTATCAAACAGGCTGTCGATGTCATCCTGTCTTACCAAAACACCGATGGCGGCTGGGCCACTTATGAACTGACCCGCGGCCCCAAATGGCTGGAAAAACTCAACCCTTCCGAAGTATTTGCCGATATAATGATCGATTACTCGTGGACCGAATGTACGGCGGCCTGCGTCATTTCCTTATTGGACTTTCGGCAAACCTATCCGGATTACAAAACTCGCGAAATATGCAGGGCCATCAGTGCAGGCATCGACTTTATCCTTAAACAACAAAAAGCGGATGGCTCTTGGTATGGTGGCTGGGCGGTCTGTTTCACTTATGCAACCTGGTTCGCTGTGGAAGCCCTCAGCAATGCCAGGGGCGCAGGCTATTATGACGATGCGCAACTGATGACCGGCATCGAAAAAGCGTGCGCCTTCCTGGTCGCCAAGCAAAAAACCGATGGCGGCTGGGGAGAGACCTTCGAATCCTGTGCCAAATTAGTTTACACCGAGACACCCAATTCACAGGTAATCAATACGGCCTGGGCCCTGCTAACGCTGTTTGCGGCTGATTTTACTGATGCAAAAGTCCTGGACGCCGGCGTCAGATTATTGTTGGACAGACAAACCGACCTGGGTGACTGGTCGCAGGAAAATATTTCCGGTGTATTTAACTATAATTGTATGATCACCTATGCGAATTATAGGAATATCTTCCCTATTTGGGCCTTGAATCGCTATTTTAGTCGCTATATTGCTGATAAGTAA
- a CDS encoding FAD-dependent oxidoreductase, producing MKSEFDICIIGAGMAGATIAAYLAPRGIRIALIDQSYDEKKRIVGELLQPGAVLTLEQLGLKHLLDGFEAQPVAGYALLQGDEKTTIAYPPSHNGMGLHNGRFLQRIRASALQNDTVTQIHGKALRLLENDRHEIIGVSYRDSLSSQIHSVYAPLTITSDGFFSNFREHLSNNEKTVTSYFIGLILKDCEMPFPNHGHVFLSGPTPFICYPISNNEVRLLIDFPGQQTPRKVLLQQHLDTNVTPYIPKSMLKSYEQSLRQGGFKVMPNHYLAANPKIRKGAVMLGDALNMRHPLTGGGLTAVFSDIQILSAYLLAMPDFSNTDLIHTKIESYYRDRQRANANLNILANALYAVMSNELLKLAVFKYLQCGGNNAQESIAILAGLNRSHSVLFKQFCFLAMFGACNLVRQNVLNLPKALKLLTDAFCIIKPLIKNELPTVSLFYHNLARIKTHMLSYLNNGSKIQRP from the coding sequence ATGAAATCAGAGTTCGATATTTGTATTATCGGCGCAGGCATGGCAGGCGCAACAATCGCCGCTTATCTCGCCCCCAGAGGCATTCGGATCGCGCTGATCGATCAAAGTTACGACGAGAAAAAACGTATCGTCGGTGAATTGCTGCAACCAGGAGCCGTATTAACGCTGGAGCAGCTGGGGCTGAAGCATCTACTGGATGGATTCGAGGCTCAGCCGGTCGCAGGATATGCCTTATTACAGGGCGACGAAAAAACCACCATTGCTTATCCGCCTTCACATAACGGAATGGGCTTGCATAATGGCCGCTTTTTGCAACGAATCAGGGCTTCCGCCCTACAGAACGACACGGTCACGCAAATACACGGCAAGGCCCTGCGATTACTGGAAAACGACCGACATGAAATCATAGGTGTCAGTTACCGGGATTCCCTTTCTTCACAAATCCATTCCGTTTACGCCCCTTTAACCATAACCAGCGACGGGTTCTTTTCCAATTTTAGAGAGCATCTCAGCAATAATGAAAAAACCGTAACTTCTTATTTTATCGGTTTGATTCTTAAAGATTGCGAAATGCCCTTCCCCAACCACGGACATGTATTTTTATCGGGACCGACTCCCTTTATTTGCTATCCGATTTCCAACAATGAAGTCAGATTGTTAATCGATTTCCCCGGCCAACAGACGCCGCGAAAAGTGCTGCTGCAACAGCATTTGGATACCAATGTCACGCCTTATATCCCCAAATCCATGCTGAAAAGCTACGAACAGTCTTTGCGACAGGGCGGTTTCAAGGTCATGCCCAACCATTATTTGGCGGCCAATCCTAAAATCCGCAAAGGGGCCGTGATGCTAGGGGATGCGCTCAATATGCGCCACCCCCTGACCGGTGGAGGGCTGACGGCGGTATTTTCCGATATTCAGATTTTGAGCGCCTATTTATTGGCTATGCCCGATTTTTCCAATACCGATTTGATTCATACAAAGATCGAATCCTATTACCGGGACAGACAGAGAGCCAATGCCAACCTCAATATACTGGCCAACGCACTCTATGCCGTGATGTCCAATGAACTACTGAAACTGGCAGTCTTTAAATACCTTCAGTGTGGCGGAAACAACGCCCAGGAGTCGATCGCCATTTTGGCGGGATTGAACAGGAGTCATTCCGTATTATTCAAGCAATTTTGTTTTTTGGCGATGTTCGGCGCCTGTAATTTGGTGCGTCAAAACGTTTTGAATTTACCCAAGGCCCTAAAACTGCTTACCGATGCCTTCTGCATCATTAAGCCATTGATCAAAAACGAACTTCCCACAGTGTCACTTTTTTATCATAATCTCGCGAGAATAAAGACGCATATGCTTTCATATTTAAATAATGGCTCCAAAATTCAAAGACCCTAG
- a CDS encoding Rieske 2Fe-2S domain-containing protein, producing the protein MNNAQLKYSPPTFANAKNPRQKARASGLDPNRCYGVEYDNAIKKGPIKEVTFWKTSIALCRGKNDELAAEQNRCPYRQLNLTHGAVDRCNLRCAYHGGSFNRGGRLEDYSHDSFGKPLIKRQWRTYPMQVRYGLILITRVPGK; encoded by the coding sequence ATGAACAACGCACAACTGAAATATTCCCCCCCAACCTTTGCGAACGCCAAGAACCCACGGCAAAAAGCCCGCGCCTCCGGCTTGGACCCGAATCGTTGCTACGGGGTGGAATACGACAATGCGATCAAAAAAGGCCCAATAAAAGAGGTGACTTTTTGGAAGACATCGATCGCCCTTTGCCGGGGCAAGAATGACGAACTCGCGGCGGAGCAAAACCGCTGCCCGTATCGCCAGCTCAACCTGACACATGGCGCAGTTGACCGGTGCAATCTGCGTTGCGCCTACCATGGCGGGTCTTTCAACCGGGGAGGCAGGCTAGAAGACTACTCCCATGACAGCTTTGGCAAACCGCTGATCAAAAGACAATGGCGAACCTATCCGATGCAGGTCCGCTATGGTTTGATATTGATCACCAGAGTTCCCGGCAAATGA
- the bstA gene encoding sterol transporter cytoplasmic membrane protein BstA — protein MKITQRMAKLAEYFALHPRWVLGLTLVLTIIAGWAAQQLPIHTSRQALLPQNTEVAQRFNDFLQNFGAASDLIVVLEGAPRSELESFANDLAARLRAEPEIGRATSRLDMTFFLNHAYLLLPNEGLDKLSALANNPIAIDGGLEHNLEKALNWSRKNSPSVGTDIELQTAEAGLNLATFFLEQWRRWLFAETVPEDLDWNRLLEKSSVGGMTDGYFASHDGGMLFVFVHPKNASGNFEHLGPFVDKVKRVSANLIDLSQTAGHTPPTVGLTGLPALEYEEYVNIRQDIKFVTITSASLVAMLILLVVRSLRWAALIFIPMGIGVLWSLGLALISVGHLNMITAAFIAILFGLGADYGIFTTSRIAEERRAGKPLLEAIGAGIGSSFTAVLTAGGASLLIFGALSTVDFPGFSELGIIAACGVLMILLSTWLVQPALYALLPPKLRVDSSPKPGLSPAASTKSLTGFPKLLSLTLVILAIGTAVFGGLKGFAADFDYDVLAMLPEDSQAAYYQRRMVEESDIQPEVIIFTAQDMDEARRINREAGKLKTIAQTQSLTGLFPEDADHRLRQAESIGETFSRSDYRKQLAELEHEGLSSTSFELVKAILANSTTIIDQAQEQAFSAGHVSLVESLENIREQLRAIAAQLKSDDPLSRARSESFLRALISGANDGLDIVDQWHQARPLIPEKLPPALRERFFANDGTIAVYAFPAKTVYDPDNLDALIQDVYSISPHATGFPTTQQAFAKAMVASFSRGTQLSLALCLLWVMAATRSPLGFTLAALPLLIGGGWMLGLMALSGIRYNYANIVALPLVMALAVDYGVWFSYRWRELKLHSPFQVSLTVGKAIGLAAGTSLAGLGAITLASYRGVSSLGMSVTIGLLCCLTATLVVNPAIGQLLDYKRNR, from the coding sequence ATGAAAATCACGCAGCGAATGGCCAAACTAGCGGAATATTTCGCTCTGCATCCAAGATGGGTTTTAGGGCTGACCCTGGTGTTGACGATCATTGCCGGCTGGGCCGCTCAACAACTCCCGATTCATACCTCGCGTCAAGCGCTACTTCCCCAGAATACGGAGGTCGCGCAACGCTTCAACGATTTCTTGCAGAATTTCGGCGCCGCTTCGGATCTGATCGTCGTTTTGGAAGGCGCTCCACGCAGCGAACTGGAGTCCTTTGCCAACGATCTGGCCGCCAGGCTTAGAGCCGAACCCGAGATTGGACGGGCGACCTCCCGTCTCGACATGACATTTTTTCTGAACCATGCCTACCTGTTGCTGCCGAACGAAGGGCTGGATAAACTATCGGCCCTCGCTAACAACCCCATTGCGATCGACGGGGGATTGGAACATAACCTGGAAAAAGCCCTGAACTGGAGCCGAAAAAATTCTCCATCGGTGGGAACGGACATCGAGCTACAGACCGCCGAGGCCGGCCTGAACCTGGCCACGTTTTTCCTGGAACAATGGCGGCGCTGGTTATTCGCCGAAACAGTTCCTGAAGACCTGGACTGGAACCGGCTATTGGAAAAAAGTAGCGTGGGTGGCATGACCGACGGCTACTTTGCTTCACACGATGGTGGGATGCTGTTTGTTTTCGTCCACCCGAAAAACGCTTCCGGCAATTTCGAGCATTTGGGCCCCTTCGTCGATAAGGTCAAGCGGGTATCGGCGAACTTGATCGATCTAAGCCAAACCGCCGGCCATACTCCACCGACCGTTGGCTTGACCGGACTGCCGGCGCTCGAATATGAGGAATATGTCAACATTCGCCAGGATATCAAGTTCGTGACCATAACCTCCGCCAGCCTGGTCGCCATGTTGATTTTACTGGTAGTACGCAGCCTGCGCTGGGCCGCGCTCATTTTCATTCCGATGGGAATCGGCGTCCTGTGGAGCCTGGGCCTGGCACTGATCAGCGTCGGCCATCTGAATATGATCACCGCGGCCTTCATCGCCATTCTGTTCGGTCTGGGGGCGGATTACGGCATTTTCACCACCTCACGCATCGCCGAGGAGCGCCGAGCAGGCAAACCCTTGCTGGAAGCGATCGGAGCCGGGATCGGTTCCTCTTTCACTGCGGTGTTGACGGCGGGCGGTGCTTCGCTACTGATCTTCGGCGCCCTCAGCACGGTCGATTTTCCAGGCTTCTCCGAACTGGGCATCATAGCGGCTTGCGGCGTGCTGATGATCCTGCTCAGCACTTGGCTGGTTCAGCCCGCGCTCTACGCCCTGTTGCCGCCAAAACTCAGAGTCGACTCCTCGCCAAAACCGGGTCTCTCCCCCGCTGCGTCGACCAAAAGCCTTACCGGGTTTCCCAAGTTGCTCTCCTTAACCCTTGTCATACTGGCCATAGGTACTGCTGTCTTCGGCGGACTGAAAGGGTTCGCGGCCGATTTCGACTACGACGTGCTGGCGATGTTACCCGAAGATTCCCAGGCGGCCTATTATCAACGGCGCATGGTTGAAGAGAGCGACATTCAACCCGAGGTCATTATTTTTACCGCACAAGACATGGACGAGGCTCGACGAATCAATCGTGAGGCAGGTAAGCTGAAGACGATTGCGCAGACGCAATCTTTGACCGGCCTTTTTCCCGAGGATGCCGACCATCGGCTTCGGCAGGCCGAGAGTATCGGTGAGACGTTCTCCCGGAGCGATTACCGCAAGCAACTCGCCGAACTGGAGCACGAAGGCCTGTCGTCAACATCATTCGAGTTAGTGAAGGCGATATTGGCGAACAGCACCACTATCATCGATCAGGCTCAGGAACAGGCATTCTCAGCGGGCCATGTCAGCCTGGTCGAGAGCTTGGAGAACATACGCGAGCAGTTGCGGGCGATAGCGGCTCAACTCAAGTCCGACGACCCATTGAGCCGGGCGCGCAGCGAGAGTTTTTTACGCGCCTTGATATCGGGCGCAAATGACGGACTCGATATCGTCGACCAATGGCATCAGGCGCGGCCGCTGATTCCGGAGAAGTTGCCGCCGGCCTTGCGTGAGCGTTTCTTTGCCAACGATGGCACTATCGCGGTTTACGCCTTTCCGGCAAAAACCGTATACGACCCCGACAACCTGGATGCTCTAATACAAGACGTCTATAGCATTTCTCCGCATGCGACCGGCTTTCCGACCACGCAACAGGCCTTTGCCAAAGCCATGGTGGCAAGTTTTTCCCGCGGGACGCAATTATCGCTGGCGCTTTGTCTGCTTTGGGTCATGGCGGCAACACGCAGTCCGCTCGGGTTTACGCTGGCGGCACTCCCCCTGCTGATCGGCGGCGGTTGGATGCTGGGACTGATGGCTCTAAGCGGCATACGATATAATTATGCCAACATTGTTGCCCTGCCTTTGGTGATGGCGCTGGCTGTCGATTACGGTGTGTGGTTCAGCTATCGTTGGCGCGAATTGAAGTTACATTCACCGTTTCAGGTCAGTCTGACTGTCGGCAAGGCCATCGGCCTGGCTGCCGGCACGTCATTGGCCGGCCTCGGCGCCATCACGTTGGCCAGCTATCGAGGCGTATCCTCGCTGGGCATGAGCGTCACGATCGGATTATTATGCTGTCTGACCGCAACCCTCGTCGTGAATCCAGCCATCGGACAATTACTAGACTACAAGAGAAATAGATAA